The Oxyura jamaicensis isolate SHBP4307 breed ruddy duck chromosome Z, BPBGC_Ojam_1.0, whole genome shotgun sequence genome window below encodes:
- the F2RL2 gene encoding proteinase-activated receptor 3 isoform X2, translating into MKILAFAGLLSLTSSLFTTDSSLNGSAIKTVSLIKTFRGISARDYDYIPPHAIEGETRTIHIKENKSSSKKSNDSTLTEVNNTTLAYLTSSLSTKLIPTVYLSAVLLGVPSNAIILWMLIFRIRSVCTAILYTNLAISDLLFCIMLPFKIAYHINGNNWIFGEMMCRTTTVVFYGNMYCSILLLTCISVSRYVAIVHPFTYKSLPKRTYATTVCATVWTIVFLYMLPLCIMQQSYYVKQLGIYTCHDVHNACETISSFQFYYYASLAIFGFLIPLAIIIFCYVSIIRTLKTHEWFWYVKVSLLILAIFTICFVPSNIILIIHHINYYYYNTDELYSFYLIALCLSSLNSCLDPFLYFLMSKIRSQSNIYLTMVKISREA; encoded by the exons ATGAAGATACTGGCTTTCGCTGGACTTCTCTCTCTTACCTCAAGTCTTTTTACTACAG ATTCTTCACTGAATGGCTCCGCGATTAAAACCGTGTCTCTTATCAAGACTTTCCGTGGAATTTCAGCAAGAGACTATGATTACATCCCCCCTCATGCTATAGAAGGGGAAACAAGGACCATCCAtatcaaggaaaacaaaagctcttCAAAAAAGTCCAATGACTCCACTTTAACAGAAGTGAACAACACCACGTTGGCGTACCTGACAAGTTCTCTGAGCACCAAGCTGATACCCACTGTCTACCTCAGTGCTGTTTTATTGGGTGTACCATCTAATGCCATCATCTTGTGGATGCTGATCTTCAGGATCCGGTCTGTGTGCACTGCCATCCTCTACACAAACTTGGCTATTTCGGATCTGCTCTTCTGCATCATGCTGCCATTCAAGATAGCTTACCACATCAATGGGAACAACTGGATTTTTGGAGAAATGATGTGCCGAACCACAACTGTGGTGTTTTATGGCAACATGTACTGCTCTATTTTGCTGCTCACATGCATCAGTGTCAGTCGCTATGTGGCCATCGTTCACCCTTTCACCTACAAGAGCCTGCCAAAACGTACTTATGCCACCACAGTCTGTGCTACTGTGTGGACCATCGTTTTCTTGTACATGCTCCCACTTTGCATAATGCAGCAGAGCTATTATGTGAAACAACTGGGAATTTATACGTGCCATGATGTGCACAATGCCTGTGAAACTATATCTTCCTTCCAGTTTTACTACTATGCTTCTTTAGCTATCTTTGGATTTTTAATACCTCTTGCAATCATAATTTTCTGCTATGTCTCAATCATACGAACACTCAAAACACATGAATGGTTCTGGTATGTTAAAGTCAGTCTTCTGATCCTTGCCATCTTTACTATTTGCTTTGTACCAAGCAATATTATTCTAATTATCCATCATATcaattattactattataaCACAGATGAGTTGTATTCTTTTTATCTAATTGCTTTATGTCTTAGCAGCTTAAACAGTTGTCTTgatccttttctttattttctgatgtcCAAAATCAGAAGTCAATCCAATATTTACCTAACTATGGTTAAAATATCCAGGGAAGCATGA
- the F2RL2 gene encoding proteinase-activated receptor 3 isoform X3, whose amino-acid sequence MKILAFAGLLSLTSSLFTTARDYDYIPPHAIEGETRTIHIKENKSSSKKSNDSTLTEVNNTTLAYLTSSLSTKLIPTVYLSAVLLGVPSNAIILWMLIFRIRSVCTAILYTNLAISDLLFCIMLPFKIAYHINGNNWIFGEMMCRTTTVVFYGNMYCSILLLTCISVSRYVAIVHPFTYKSLPKRTYATTVCATVWTIVFLYMLPLCIMQQSYYVKQLGIYTCHDVHNACETISSFQFYYYASLAIFGFLIPLAIIIFCYVSIIRTLKTHEWFWYVKVSLLILAIFTICFVPSNIILIIHHINYYYYNTDELYSFYLIALCLSSLNSCLDPFLYFLMSKIRSQSNIYLTMVKISREA is encoded by the exons ATGAAGATACTGGCTTTCGCTGGACTTCTCTCTCTTACCTCAAGTCTTTTTACTACAG CAAGAGACTATGATTACATCCCCCCTCATGCTATAGAAGGGGAAACAAGGACCATCCAtatcaaggaaaacaaaagctcttCAAAAAAGTCCAATGACTCCACTTTAACAGAAGTGAACAACACCACGTTGGCGTACCTGACAAGTTCTCTGAGCACCAAGCTGATACCCACTGTCTACCTCAGTGCTGTTTTATTGGGTGTACCATCTAATGCCATCATCTTGTGGATGCTGATCTTCAGGATCCGGTCTGTGTGCACTGCCATCCTCTACACAAACTTGGCTATTTCGGATCTGCTCTTCTGCATCATGCTGCCATTCAAGATAGCTTACCACATCAATGGGAACAACTGGATTTTTGGAGAAATGATGTGCCGAACCACAACTGTGGTGTTTTATGGCAACATGTACTGCTCTATTTTGCTGCTCACATGCATCAGTGTCAGTCGCTATGTGGCCATCGTTCACCCTTTCACCTACAAGAGCCTGCCAAAACGTACTTATGCCACCACAGTCTGTGCTACTGTGTGGACCATCGTTTTCTTGTACATGCTCCCACTTTGCATAATGCAGCAGAGCTATTATGTGAAACAACTGGGAATTTATACGTGCCATGATGTGCACAATGCCTGTGAAACTATATCTTCCTTCCAGTTTTACTACTATGCTTCTTTAGCTATCTTTGGATTTTTAATACCTCTTGCAATCATAATTTTCTGCTATGTCTCAATCATACGAACACTCAAAACACATGAATGGTTCTGGTATGTTAAAGTCAGTCTTCTGATCCTTGCCATCTTTACTATTTGCTTTGTACCAAGCAATATTATTCTAATTATCCATCATATcaattattactattataaCACAGATGAGTTGTATTCTTTTTATCTAATTGCTTTATGTCTTAGCAGCTTAAACAGTTGTCTTgatccttttctttattttctgatgtcCAAAATCAGAAGTCAATCCAATATTTACCTAACTATGGTTAAAATATCCAGGGAAGCATGA
- the F2RL2 gene encoding proteinase-activated receptor 3 isoform X1, which produces MKILAFAGLLSLTSSLFTTALDSSLNGSAIKTVSLIKTFRGISARDYDYIPPHAIEGETRTIHIKENKSSSKKSNDSTLTEVNNTTLAYLTSSLSTKLIPTVYLSAVLLGVPSNAIILWMLIFRIRSVCTAILYTNLAISDLLFCIMLPFKIAYHINGNNWIFGEMMCRTTTVVFYGNMYCSILLLTCISVSRYVAIVHPFTYKSLPKRTYATTVCATVWTIVFLYMLPLCIMQQSYYVKQLGIYTCHDVHNACETISSFQFYYYASLAIFGFLIPLAIIIFCYVSIIRTLKTHEWFWYVKVSLLILAIFTICFVPSNIILIIHHINYYYYNTDELYSFYLIALCLSSLNSCLDPFLYFLMSKIRSQSNIYLTMVKISREA; this is translated from the exons ATGAAGATACTGGCTTTCGCTGGACTTCTCTCTCTTACCTCAAGTCTTTTTACTACAG CTTTAGATTCTTCACTGAATGGCTCCGCGATTAAAACCGTGTCTCTTATCAAGACTTTCCGTGGAATTTCAGCAAGAGACTATGATTACATCCCCCCTCATGCTATAGAAGGGGAAACAAGGACCATCCAtatcaaggaaaacaaaagctcttCAAAAAAGTCCAATGACTCCACTTTAACAGAAGTGAACAACACCACGTTGGCGTACCTGACAAGTTCTCTGAGCACCAAGCTGATACCCACTGTCTACCTCAGTGCTGTTTTATTGGGTGTACCATCTAATGCCATCATCTTGTGGATGCTGATCTTCAGGATCCGGTCTGTGTGCACTGCCATCCTCTACACAAACTTGGCTATTTCGGATCTGCTCTTCTGCATCATGCTGCCATTCAAGATAGCTTACCACATCAATGGGAACAACTGGATTTTTGGAGAAATGATGTGCCGAACCACAACTGTGGTGTTTTATGGCAACATGTACTGCTCTATTTTGCTGCTCACATGCATCAGTGTCAGTCGCTATGTGGCCATCGTTCACCCTTTCACCTACAAGAGCCTGCCAAAACGTACTTATGCCACCACAGTCTGTGCTACTGTGTGGACCATCGTTTTCTTGTACATGCTCCCACTTTGCATAATGCAGCAGAGCTATTATGTGAAACAACTGGGAATTTATACGTGCCATGATGTGCACAATGCCTGTGAAACTATATCTTCCTTCCAGTTTTACTACTATGCTTCTTTAGCTATCTTTGGATTTTTAATACCTCTTGCAATCATAATTTTCTGCTATGTCTCAATCATACGAACACTCAAAACACATGAATGGTTCTGGTATGTTAAAGTCAGTCTTCTGATCCTTGCCATCTTTACTATTTGCTTTGTACCAAGCAATATTATTCTAATTATCCATCATATcaattattactattataaCACAGATGAGTTGTATTCTTTTTATCTAATTGCTTTATGTCTTAGCAGCTTAAACAGTTGTCTTgatccttttctttattttctgatgtcCAAAATCAGAAGTCAATCCAATATTTACCTAACTATGGTTAAAATATCCAGGGAAGCATGA